From the Elusimicrobiales bacterium genome, the window CAAGCATGCGCTGAACGGGATGATAAAAACCATGGCCATAGAATTTGCGCCTTATAACATAATGGCCAACACAATCTCGCCGGGGTTTGTGGACACCGCGCTGACCCGTAAGAACAACGCGCCCGATGTAATCAAAAGGCTTGAATCCATGATACCGCTTGGCCGCATGGCCGCGCCGGAGGAAATAGCCGAGGCGGCTTATTTCCTCTGCTCGCCGCAGAACACGTATCTGACCGGGCAGGATATAACGGTCGATGGCGCGTTTTCCGCCGGAGGGTTCCAGCGATGACGGATTTTCTGATAGACGGCAAAAAATTCTCCGCCTCCTTCGGCGGCGCGGCGGAATTTGAGGTGAAATCCGTCCCGCGCCCCTACAATGTCGTCTGGGACGAAAATCCCGACGCTTTCGCCGGAATACGCGAACTGATGTCTTGTCCCGGAAACATTCTGCTTGCGGACGAAAAAGTGCTGCGGCTGCACGGCGGCGGCTTTGACGGCGGCCCGCGCATGATGAAGGCCGAGGCGACCGAGGAGTTCAAAACCCTCTCCGGCGTAACCGCGCTTATAGAGCTGCTGATGAAAAGCGGCTTTACCAAAGGCGAGACATTGGCCGTCGCCGGCGGCGGCATCATGGAGGATGCGGGCGCCTTCGCCGGCGCGGTTTACAAGCGCGGCATAAACTGGACGTTTTTTCCCACCACGCTGCTTGCGATGTGCGACAGTTGTATCGGCGGCAAGACCGGCATCAACCACGGCGGCGCCAAAAACCAGCTGGCGCTGTTTTCCGCGCCGCGCCGTGTCGTAATCAATCCCAATTTTTTAAAAACTCTGGAGCGGCGCGATATTTTGAGCGGCATGGGCGAGATACTGAAACTTTTCATAACCGGCGGGCCGGAGTATATCGCGCTGTACAAGGCGACCGTCAGAAACGGCGTCCCGGCGGAGTTTTCGGGTTTCAGGACGCTTCTGCTGAACTCGCTGGCGATAAAACGCGCCGTGGTGGAGGAGGACGAGTTTGAGCTTAACCACCGCCGCGCGCTCAATTACGGCCACACTGCCGGACATGCGGCGGAATCGCTTTCCGGCTATGCCATCCCGCACGGGCAGGCCGTGGCGATAGGCATTATAATCGCAAACGAACTGGCCGTCCGGCGCGGGCTGCTGCCCGCCGGGGAATGCGCGGAGATAAAAACGCTGGCGCTGGACATCATAGACGCGCAATCCATGCTCGCCATGCGCGCGCTGCCCACGGAAAATCTCCTGGCCCTGCTGCAAAAGGACAAAAAAGCTGTTTCCGGCGGGCTGTTTTTCGCGCTCATAAAAAACCCGGGGGAGACGGTTTTTGTCCGAACCGCGCTGGACGAGAAGCTCCGGTCCGAAATTTCCGGCATTATCAAGACGGAGTTCCGGTGAGATACCTGCTCTGCGATTTCGGCGCGACAAACGTAAAAACCGCCATAGTGGATTTGGACAGCGGGCGGTTCCGGCTGGCCCGCCGTTTTGACGCCGCGCCTTCGCGCGGCAAAGGCCCTTTCTGCGAAGCGCCGCTTAAAAAACTCTCGCGCCAGTTCGGCGATATACTGGATTATTACAGCGGGCGCGGCGGCTTTGAAGGGGTGTTCATCTCCAGCCAGATGCACGGTTTTGCCGTTGTTGACGGTAATTTCCGCCCCCTGACCGATTACATAAGCTGGAAGGACGAGCGTTCGCTTCTGCCGGTGAAAGGCCGGCCCTTTTTCCCCGCGCTGGAGCGCCAGTCCGGCGTCCTGTTCCGCCGGGAGACGGGGATGAGGCTGCGGCCCGGGCTTCCGTTTGCCAATCTGGCGTATCTGGCGCGGACAGGGGCGGTCAGGGCGGGCCGGGTCATAACCCTGCCGGACTGGCTGGCCGATATTTCCGGCAAAAGCGAGCGCGCTTCGCACGGGACCATGCTGGCCGGGCTGGGGCTCTATAACATTTACAAAAAGGCGCCTTCCGCCGCGCTGCTGGATTTGTGCGGCGGGAAATTCTCGCTCAACCGCGCGGCGGGGCCGGCTGTCCCCGCCGGGCACTGGGGCAAAATCCCCATATTCTGCGCCGTCGGCGACCATCAGTGCGCCGTGCTGGGCGCGGGCAACACGGAAAAAACCCTGTCCGTCAATATGGGGACAGGCTCCCAGGTTTCGCATATATGCCAGGCGCGCCGCTCCGCCGTTGAGCAGCGCCCTTTTTTTGACGGGCTGCTGCTGGATACAATAACCCATATCCCCTGCGGGCGCGCGCTGGAAAAATTTGCCGGATTTGCGGACGGGCTGCGCGGCGGCGGGGATTTTATGCGCGCTTATTTTTCCGCGCTGACGGCTGAAAAAATAGCCGCCTCGTCGCTGGAAATAGACCTGGCATTTTTCAAAAGCGCGTGGAACTATTCCGGCGGCGCGAAAATAACCGGAATCGGCGATAATCTCACGCCGGAAAATTACGCGGCGTCGCTTGCCCGCTGCCTGCTTGTCCAGTATGTTGAGGCGGCGCGCGCCGTTGACCCGCAGGGCCGGCTGAAAGAGTGGATTTTAAGCGGCGGCGCCGCCAGAAAGCTGAAACCGGCGGCGGCATTTCTGGCAAAACTGACGGGCCGCAAAATAGTTCCCGCCGCTCCGGCGGACGAAACCTTTCTGGGGCTGCGCGCGCTGGCGGTGATGCGCGCGCGGGGATTGCCGTCCGCGCTTGAGGCGCGGAATATATTCTGGAGGAAAACATGAAAGTGGTAATTCTGGCGGGCGGGCTGGGCACCCGGCTGGGTGAGGAAACCGGCCTGCGCCCCAAGCCGATGGTGGAGATAGGCGGCAGGCCGATACTCTGGCATATAATGAAAATCTACTCGCATTTCGGCTTCAACGATTTCATCATCTGCCTGGGTTACAAGGGTTACATGATAAAGGAGTACTTTGCCAACTACATGCTGCACAACTGCGATGCGGCGGTGGATTTGAAGGCAGGCTCGGTAACCATGCTTCACCGCGATGTGGAGCCGTGGCATATCACGCTGGCCGACACCGGAGCGGATTCGCTTACCGGATTGCGGGTCAAGCTGTCCGAGAAATATCTGGATGGCAAAACCTTCATGCTCACCTACGGCGACGGCGTTGCGGACATAGACATAAACCGGCTGCTGGATTTCCATAAAAAATCCGGCGCGCTGGCCACCGTAACGGCGGTGCAGCCGCCGGGGCGTTTTGGCGCGATGGATCTGGACGCGGCGGGCAAGGTCAAATCCTTCCGTGAAAAGCCGCACGGCGAGGATTCGTGGATAAACGGCGGGTTTTTCGTGCTGGAGCCGGACGCGCTTTCCCGCGTGAAGGGCAATGTCCTCTGGGAAAAAGAGCCGATGAACGCCCTGGTGTCCGAAGGCCGGCTTGCGGCCTACCGGCACGAGGGGTTCTGGCAGCCGATGGACACGTTGCGCGAGAAAAACTATCTTGACGGCCTTTGCAGCGAGCGCAAAGCGCCCTGGGTGAAATGGGATGATTGACGAGAAATTCTGGAAAGGCAAAAAAGTTCTTGTAACCGGCAACACCGGTTTCAAAGGCTCGTGGCTGACGGTGTGGCTGCACCGGATGGGCGCGCATGTGGCGGGATATTCGCTGCCGGCGCCCACCGAGCCCAGCATGTATGAAACCTGCCGCCTCGCCCGCCTGGCAGACACCGAAACCGCCGACGTGCGCGACGGCGAAAAACTGGCCGCCGCTTTTGCCCGCGTCAAGCCGGAAATAGTTTTCCACATGGCGGCGCAGCCGCTGGTGCTGGAATCCTACCGCATCCCGGCGGAAACTTACGCCTCCAATGTGATGGGGACTGTCAATGTGCTGGAAGCCGCGCGCAAAACCAAAACCGCGCGAGCCGTGGTCGTCATCACAACCGACAAATGCTATGAAAACAAGGAATGGCTGTGGGGCTACCGCGAAAACGAGCCGCTGGGCGGTTTTGACCCGTATTCCTCAAGCAAGGCCTGCGCCGAGATTGCCACGGCCGCCTGGAGAAACTCGTTTTTCCCGGCGGAGCATTACGGCATTCACAAAACCGGCATAGCCTCCGCGCGGGCCGGAAACGTAATCGGCGGCGGCGACTGGGCCGCCAACCGCCTGGTGCCGGACTGCGCGCGCGCGCTGCTGGCCGGAGAGAATGTGAAGGTCCGCAACCCGCAGTCGCTGCGCCCGTGGCAGCATGTGCTGGAGCCGCTGGCGGGATACCTGGTCCTCGCCAAACGGCTGTGGGAGAACGGTCCGGAATACGCCCAGGCCTGGAATTTCGGCCCCGAATCCGGAGATGTGCGCCCGGCGGGCTGGCTTGTTAAGGAAATATGCGCCCGCTGGGGCGGGGCAGACTTTGAAATCACCCCGTCCAAATCCGGCCACGAGGCCGCGATACTGATGCTGGATTCCACCAAGTCCCGCCTGAAGCTGGACTGGCGGCCCAAATGGACGCTGGAGAAAACGCTGGACAAGATAGTGGAATGGTACAAAGCCTCCGGCGAGGGCAAAGACATGCTGGAAATAACCAACCGCCAACTTGAGGAGTATCTGAGATGACAACTTCCTGCAAAACCGCGCCGTCCGCGAAAGAACTTGAAGCCGCAAAAAACCGCGCGCTGGAGGCCGCGGCGGAATATCACCGCCTGCGCGCCGCGGCTGAACAAAAACCATTTTCCCCGGGCGACAAAATCAGCTACGGCGGCAGAATCTACGACGAGGCGGAAATACGCTCGCTGGTTTCGGCCTCGCTGGATTTCTGGCTTACCGCCGGGCCGTATGCCGCAAGGCTGGAGGCCGCGCTGGCAAAGAAGCTGGGCGTAAAGCACTGCTCTCTGGTCAATTCCGGCTCGTCGGCCAATCTGCTGGCTTTTGCCGCGCTGGCCGATGATTCGCTTGGCGCGCGCGCCATAAACCCGGGCGACGAGGTTATCACCCCCGCCGCCTGCTTTCCCACCACCGTTGCGCCCATCGTGCAGCACGGCGCGGTTCCGGTTTTTGTGGACGTTGCGGTGCCGCAGTACAATGTTGATGTCGCCGCGCTTAAGGCCGCGCTGACAAAAAAGACAAAGGCGGTTTTTTTGGCGCATACCCTGGGCAATCCATTCAATGCGGAGGCCGTGCTGGATTTCTGCAATGAGAACGGCCTCTGGCTTATAGAGGATAATTGCGACGCGCTCGGCTCGCGCTACAGGCTGGGCGGGAAATGGCGCAATACCGCCTCTTTCGGACATATGTCCACATTAAGTTTTTATCCGGCGCATCATATCACCACCGGCGAGGGCGGCGCGGTATGCACAAATGATTCCGCGCTGAAGCGGATTGTGGAATCGCTGCGCGACTGGGGCAGGGACTGCTGGTGTCCCTCCGGGCGGGACAACACCTGCAAACGCCGCTTCACCGGACAGTTCGGCAAGCTGCCCGAAGGCTATGACCACAAGTATGTTTATTCGCGCTTCGGGTATAACCTGAAAATGACGGATTTGCAGGCCGCCATCGGCTGCGCGCAGATTGAAAAGCTGGACGCTTTCACCCTCGCCAGAAAAAACAACTGGAAAACGCTGCGGGAACTCTTTGCCCCGCTGGAAAAGCAGCTCATCCTGCCGGAGCCGGCGGAAAATTCGGACCCGTCGTGGTTCGGCTTTGTGCTGAGCGTGCGGCCCGGCGCGAGGTTTGGCAGAAACGAAATTGTGCGTCATCTTGAGAACAACGGCGTGCAGACCAGAATGCTGTTTGCGGGCAATATATTGCGCCATCCCTGCTGCGCGGGCAAAAGAGGCAAATGGCGCGCCGCAGGGAAACTGGACGGCAGCGATTTCATCGCGCAGAACACCTTCTGGCTGGGCGTGTATCCGGGGATGAGCGCACAGAAACTGGAATATATGGCGGACTGCGCCAAAAAATTCGCCAGATGAAAAAACTGCTTCTTACCGGCGGTTCCGGCTTTATCGGCAGGAATATAATTGAGACGCTGGGTGGGGAATACGAAATCTCCGCCCCGTCCCATGCCGAGCTGGAACTGACGGATTCGCGCGTCGTGCGCGAGTATTTCAGGAACAGGCATTTTGACGCCGTCATCCACTCGGCCATAAAACCGGGCCACCGCAACGCGAAAGATTTGACAGGGCTGTTATACGCGAACACGCGCCATTTCATAAACCTGGCGCAGCACGATGGCGCGTGGGGAAAAATGATTTATCTCGGTTCCGGCCTGGCCTACAACCCCGCGCATTACCGGCCTAAAATGAAAGAGGATTTTTTCGGCCAGTATCCGCCGGAGGACGAGGCGGGGTATGCGAAATATATCTGCTCGCTTTTCACGGAAAAATCCGCCGGGCGGATTGTGGAACTGCGCCCTTTCGGCGTCTACGGCAAGTACGAGGATTACGCCATCCGCTTCATCTCCAACGCGATATGCAAAACGTTGTTTGAGCTGCCAATCACCATCAAACAGAACCGGAGATTTGACTACATTTACGTCGCGGATTTGATTGGCGTCATACGGCATTTCATTGAGAATCCGGCAAAACACGCGGCCTATAACGTTACACCGGACGAGAGCGTCGAGCTGCTTTCAATCGCTCATAAAGCGAGCGCGCTTTCCGGCGGGGATTTGCCGGTAATCGTTAAAACGCCGGGCATGGGCGTTGAATACAGCGGCGATAACTCGCTGCTGAAAACCGAATTTTCCGGTTTTCTTAAAACCGGGCTGGACGAGGGAATACGCGGGCTGTATAATTGGTATGCGGCCCGCAGGGACACGTTGGACAAATCGCTGCTGCTGGAGGATAAATAACATGAGAAGCGACACCATTTTTGACGAGCTTTTCGTTCTGGAGCTTGCCAACAACCACTGGGGCAAGCTGGAGCGCGGGCTTAAAATTATTTCGGAACACGCGCAGATAGTTCGATTCAACGGCGTAAAAGCCGCCATAAAGCTTCAGCTCCGCGACGTGGACAATTTCATACATAAGGATTTCCGCGAGCGGCAGGATCTGCGCTATGTCAAGAAAACCATGGACACCCGCATTTCCAAGGAAGATCTGGCCAAAATGGTTGACCATATCCGCAAAAACAACTGCATTCCCATGGCCACTCCTTTTGACGAGGCATCCGTGGACCTGTGCGTTGAGCTTGGCCTGCCGATAATAAAGCTGGCCAGCTCCGACGTCAACGACTGGTTCCTGATAGAAAAAATAGCGACCACGAAAAAACCTGTCATAGCCTCCTCCGGCGGGTTTTCAGTGAAGGACCTCGACGACCTGGTGAATTTTTTCGCCAACCGCAATATCCCGTTCGCGCTCAACCACTGCGTGGCGATGTATCCGACGGAGGACCGCGACCTCAACCTTAACCAGATAGACTATTTGCGGGAGCGGTATCCGCGCAATGTCATAGGTCTCTCAACGCACGAGTGCCATGACTGGGCTTCTTCCGTGATGATAGCCTACGGCAAAGGCGCGCGCACTTTTGAGCGGCACATAGACATTGAAGACGGGCAGCATCCGGTTTCGTCCTACTGCTCGCTGCCGCATCAGGTTGACGCCTGGTTCAAGGCCCACAACAAGGCGCGCGAGATGTGCGGCCCCTGCGGCGACACAAAGCGCATTCCGCCCGAAGCCGAGGAGAAATATCTGGAAGGGCTGCTGCGCGGCGTCTATGCCAGGCGGGACCTGCCGGCGGGGCATGTCATACAGCATAACGAACTCTTAAACGATGTCTATATGGCCATACCGCTGCAGAAAGGCCAGATTTCCTGCCGCGAGCTGATGAGCGGCGAGGTGCTGCTGCGTCCCGTCAAAAAAGACGAGCCGGTTATGATAGACGCGATAGACAGCCCCTACGCCCATAACGAAAGCCTCAGGCAGCGTATTTACAACAGGGGAATTTAACTCTTCGGCGGAAGGGCGGACGGCGAACTCCGCCGTCCGTAGCGTAACGGCGCTTGCGGCGGATGGAGGGGCTGTAAAAAACTCTTATGGCCAAATACAGAAGAAATTTTATTCCTCCGCCGCCCCCTCCTTCTCCTCCTCCGCCCCCGCCTCCTCCGCCACCCCCTCCTCCTCCGCGCCAGAGTGTTTATCAGGAGCCGGAACCGGTTCCGCGGCAGGCGGTTCCTCTGTCGCAGCCTCGCAGAAAGCAATCCGGCATTATGTTCAAGGCGGCGGTGCTGCTTGTGATGGCGGCAGCCGCCGCAGCTGGGTTCATGATTCACGGGCGGCGCGCGCGGAATGTGGTTTCGTATGATGAAACCGAATCGCTAAAGCCGGCGGTTCTGGCGGCGGTTCCGTCCGCGCCGGCTGCTCCAGACGCCTTGCGCCGGCGGGAAATGCCGCTTCCGTTTTATTCCGCGGATGCGCCGCAGTCCGGCGGCCCGCCTGCGCCGCAGTCTTCCGGCACGGACACGCCGCAGACGTTGTCCGGCTCCGCGCCCGCTTCGCCCGTGCCAGCGCCATCCGGCTTTGTGGGCGAATTGTTTCATGTCCTTGGCAAATACAAAAACAGGCCTGCGGCGCAGCGGTTTGTGGGCGAAATAACCGCAAACCCGGCATTTATGAAACTTCTCAAATCCGCGCCGGACATGCGCAGCCCGGTGGCCATGATGATGCAGTTTCAGGCCAGCGGCGCGGCTGCCGTTTTAATCAGGCACATGCAGGAACCGGAGTTCAAGCAGCTGGTCCGGGATATTTCAGGGGACCCGGAATTCAAAATGTTTGTGGAAAAAAACATGCCGCCCGGTTTCAAAGTCCCGAAAATAGACTGAATGCGGCGGCTTCGGCGTATGCCGCGGCGCGCCGCATGGACTGCTTTTCGCCGGTTGCGCCGCCGCAAATGGCGACGATTTTGGCAAAACCGGCGCGGCGCAGCGCGCCGGGGGACAGCGCACAGCTTCCGGCTACGGCAAAAACCGGTTTGCCGCATTCCGCTCCCAGTTGCGCCAGCGCGAAAGGCGTCTTGCCGCAAAGAGTTTGCGCGTCCAGGCGGCCTTCGCCGGTTAAAATTATATCCGCCGCGCGGGCGCGCCGCCGCGCATTTAGCATTTGCAGCACGGTTTGCGCGCCGCAGGCCATGCGCGCGCCGCAGAACGCATACAGCCCCGCCGCCATCGCCCCCGCCGCCGCCATGGATGGGCGGCGGGATATATCCAGCCCCAAATCCCGCTTTACAATGCGCGCGTAGCGCCGCAGCGCGGTCTCTATGATTTCCACTTCCTTTGGGGTCGCGCCTTTTTGCGGGCCGTAGACGCGGGCCGAGCCGTTTTCCCCCAGCAGCGGGTTGGTTACGTCTGCCAGCGCGATTATTCCGGCGCGGCGCACCAGCGGGTGCATGCGCCGGGTATCTATCTCCGCCAGCCGCAGCAACCCACGCGCGCCCGGAGCTACGGGAACGGAATTTTCGTCCAGCAGCCGCGCGCCCAGCGCCTGCGCGATGCCGGCGCCGCCGTCGCATGAGGCGGCGCCCCCAAGCCCGATAAGAATGCGCCGCGCCCCCTTTTCCAGCGCGGCGGCGATAAACTCGCCCGCGCCGAAGGAGGAGGCCTCCAGCGGGCGGAGCTTTTGCCCTTTAAGCAATGCCAGCCCGCAGCAGCGCGCGGTTTCTATAACGGCGCAGTTTCCGTTCCGCATCAGATACCGCGCCCGGACCGGCGCGCCAAGCGGCCCGCGGACGGTTTTTGAAAACAGCCTGCCGCCCGCCTCCGGGGAAAAGCCCGCGGACAGCGCGTCTATCAGCCCGTCGCCGCCGTCGGAGACGGGCATTATGTCAATCTCCGTGTTCGGGCGGGCGCGCCTGACGCCGCGCGCCATGGCGCGCGCCGCCTGCGGTCCAGAAAGCGAGCCTTTGAACGGATTGGGAGCTATGAGAATTTTCATTATGCAAGTCGCGCGCAACGGAACCGGCGCGCGCCGGCGGATTCCGCGGAATTTCGGGGCCGGCTCAATCCAGCGGGGCGCCTTCCGGCTCGGGCGCGACGGGAAGGGGCGGCTTTTTAAGCGGTGTCTCGTGCCACAGGCGGGTCATCAGCAGCGCCCCGGCCAGCGAGAACGGAACAAGCGTCCACACCCATATTCCCCACCCGTATTTGTCCAGCAGCCCGCCCAGGAAAAACCCGGTCAGCCCGGAGGCCAGATACTGCACCCCGTCCAACGTTCCAGCCACGGTGGCCGCGGCTTTGGCCCCGCCGAAATCCATGGACGCCGTGCCGGAAAGCATTCCGTGCACGCCGAATATCCACATGCAGCAAAACCCTACAAGGAAAGCCGCCGCTATTGGCGAGCCGGCGTATCCCAGCAGCAGCAGCGAAACAATCTGGCCCAGATAGAATAAAAACGCCACCGGCGCGCGGCGCGAGCCGAACACCCTGTCGGAGAGCCAGCCGCATATAAGCCCGCCGAGTATGCCGCCTGCGGTTATCCCCGCCGTCGCGATCGAAAACAGCGTCGTGCCGTGATCTATCCCGTGCATTTCTTTCAGAAACGGCGCGAACCACAGCATCAGCCCCTGCCGCACAAACCCCGTGCAGAATTCCGACAGCGCCAGCGTTATGATGACCGGGTTTGTGAACACGCGGGCCGCCAGATGGCGGAAATCCGGCGGCTTGCCGCTGTCCTGGTCGTTGGCGGTGGCGTCGCCGGTGTTGAAATTCTCGAACCCGGCGTCTTTGGGCGTATCGCGCACCATGGCAAGGTCCACCAGAAACATCAGCAGAATGCAGCCCGCCGGTATCAGGAAAACACAGTACCAGGGGAACCAGCTCAGTATCCAGCCGCCCACTGTCATGGCCAGAAAATAACCGCAGGAAATCATTATCCCGAATATGCCGCCGAAGACGCCGCGCTCGCGCACGTGGAACCACGGCGCGTTTATCTTGACAACCGACAGCGCGCCAAAGCTCTGGAAATACTGGTTCACGGCGTAGAGAAGCGACATCCCGACTATTATTTTAGTCTGCCAGCCGTTGAGAAAAAGCAGCCCTATGGCCAGGTTCAGCGCGCAGGCGCCCAGCGCGCCCAGCAGTATCGCCTTCCTGCCGCCGATGCGGTCGGCCAGCGGGCCGTTGATGATTACGGAGCAGGCGTATGTCCAGAACCCCGCTGTGGCTATGACGCCGAATTCCGCCTTGGTGAGATGGAACATGTCCATCATCGGCTTGCCGGCGACGTTAAGATTGTAGCGGCCCATGTAGAAGGTGGCGTAGGTAAGCCCCAGCGGGAACCAGTTAAGGAAACGCCGCCGCCGGTACTGCGCGGTGTGATTGACGGGGATGGCAGCCATTGCAATCAGTTTAACAAATTGGAGTTGCGCGCGGGATAAAACCCGGATGACGGCCCCATGTCAGGATTTGGGGCTGGTATCCACCCTCAGCACGAAGGGATAGGCGGAGGCCTTGGCCGCCGTGTTCACCGGCATTCTGCCGGCGACGGTTATTATGTATTCCGGGCGCGAGCGGCGCGTACCGTCGGCCAGCGGCACGGCGCGGACGGATATGGTTTTTTCCCACACAAATCCGGCGCCCTCGCCCAGCCGGGTAAGCGCCAGCTTCATAAAATCCTTCGGCTCGCCGGATGCCGGCACGCGGATGGACAACAGCGTGTCCGTTTCCGGCGCGATTATGCCGGTTTCGTAGGCGGCGGCATCCAGCCCTTTTTTTATGGAAATAACGCCCGGCGCGGCCCTGAGCGCGTCCAGCCTGTCCGGCTCTATCCAGCCGCGCACGGAGGCAGTGTCCGCGCCGGAGGCTCCGTCAATATCCATTCTGAAAGGCCGGAAACCGGACGCCGCCGAGGCCGCCTCCACCGTTTTCGCCATCGTCGTTCCCGCAGCGCGCACGGCAATCACCACGAATTCCGGCGCGCGTGAGAGGCTCTGCTCGGTTCCGGGGGCGGGAACTGGCAGCGCCAGCGGCCCGCTTGCCTGCACCTTGCGCACCTTATAGTCCATTTCCGAAAGGTTGTATTTGGGGCCGTGGTCGCCGAAAGCATATCTGTCCTGTGAAAAATGCGGCGCGTTAAGCTGGTTCAGCAAAATCTGTTCGGCTGCTTCGTGCTGGGTTGTGGTCGTGGCGGTCAGCCCGCGCCGCTGCGGCGGGGGGGTGTTTGTGGCGGCGTCCCGCAGATCCGATACGGGGGAAACGGTAAGCCGCTCCGCCGGCTGATTCGGCCTGCGGTAGCCGAAGCGGGTTTCCACGAAATCCTGTATTTCAGCGCCGGCGCAAACCGAGCGGACCGGGACGGCCTCCTCCGGGTCGGGATATGCGGCGCAATGCGGTTGAATCGCAAGCAGTATGTATAAAAGCGCGTTCATTAGGGTTCCAAACAAAACTATAGCCAAACACAACAAACCTCCGCAAGGACCGGAAGACCTATATCATAACCCGGCAGCAGTGTCCATTTTCCGCAGCCGGACGGCGCGTTTCTGCGCCGGCTGCCGTCAGTTGTATGCCGCGCCTTTCTGAAGGGCCTTGATGTTAAGCTCTATAAGCTCCGGCTTGGCGCGCTTGAAAACTTTCGGCAGCGCCTTGCCCAGCGCGTCAAGCGACACGGCCTTTGTTCTGGCGGCGAAAACGCCCAGCATCACTATATTGGCGATTTTGACCGTGCCCAATTGTTCCGCCAGCTCGTTTACCGGCACCAGCGCAACGTTTATATCCTTGCGCGACGGGCGCGAAGTTACCAGCGAGCTGTTTATCAGCAGCAGCCCGCCGCTTGCAATCAGCGGTTCAAATTTGGCCAGCGACGGCTCGTTCATCACAATCACCGTGTCCGGGCGGGAGACCACGGGCGAGGCCACCTCATCGTCCGAGATGACCACCGAGCAGTTCGCCGTCCCGCCGCGCATTTCCGCGCCGTAGGCCGGGAACCAGCTCACCTTTTTGCCGTCCACCATCCCCGCGTAGGCCAGCAGTATCCCCGCCGAGATGACCCCCTGCCCGCCGAAACCGGAAATTCTGATTCCCTGTGTCATTGCAATCCTCCGTCCCGGAACACGCCCAGGGGATAGTACGGCATCATTTTCTCGGCCACGAATTTCATGGATTCCACCGGAGACGCGCCCCAGTTTGTCGGGCAGGTGGACAGCACCTCCACCATTGAAAAACCCTTCCCCTCCGCCTGGTTTTTAAGCGCCTTCAGCACGGCCTTTTTCGCCTTTAGCACATTGGGCGCGGTGTTGATTGCCACACGTTCCAGATACCGCGCGCCTTCAAGCTGGGCCAGCATCTCGCAGACCTTTATGGGATAGCCGTTTACTTTCGGGTCGCGGCCCTTGGGGGCGGTGGTGGCAGTCTGGCCGATAAGCGTGGTGGGCGCCATCTGGCCGCCGGTCATGCCGTAAATCGCGTTGTTTACAAAGATGACCGTTATATTCTCGGAGCGTGCCGCCGCATGCACGGTTTCCGCCATGCCTATGGAGGCCAGGTCGCCGTCGCCCTGATAGGAAATGACAATGGTCTCCGGCTTGGCGCGCTTTATGCCGGTGGCTATGGCCGGGCCGCGCCCGTGCGGGCCCTGGATAGCGTCAAAGCCGAAGTAATGGTCCGCGAACACCGCGCAGCCCACCGGCGCAATCAGAACCGCCCGGCTGCGCAGCGAAAGCTCGTCCACCGCCTCGGCCAGGATGCGGTGTATGATTCCGTGGCCGCAGCCGGGGCAGTAGTGCATGGGAACGTCAAGCAGGCTTTCGGGCCGCTTGTTTGTTGCGGTAAGCGTTTTTTCCATGATTAAAACTCCAGCCCGTCGTTGTAGAGGGCTTCATTTTTGCCGTTGACGACGGATTCTATGGCGGTGAGAATGCCCTCGCCGGTGGTGGGGACGCCGCCCGGCTTGGCGTGCAGCCGGACGGGAACCCTGCCGTTCACCGCCAGCCGGACATCGG encodes:
- a CDS encoding N-acetylneuraminate synthase family protein, whose product is MRSDTIFDELFVLELANNHWGKLERGLKIISEHAQIVRFNGVKAAIKLQLRDVDNFIHKDFRERQDLRYVKKTMDTRISKEDLAKMVDHIRKNNCIPMATPFDEASVDLCVELGLPIIKLASSDVNDWFLIEKIATTKKPVIASSGGFSVKDLDDLVNFFANRNIPFALNHCVAMYPTEDRDLNLNQIDYLRERYPRNVIGLSTHECHDWASSVMIAYGKGARTFERHIDIEDGQHPVSSYCSLPHQVDAWFKAHNKAREMCGPCGDTKRIPPEAEEKYLEGLLRGVYARRDLPAGHVIQHNELLNDVYMAIPLQKGQISCRELMSGEVLLRPVKKDEPVMIDAIDSPYAHNESLRQRIYNRGI
- a CDS encoding glycerate kinase encodes the protein MKILIAPNPFKGSLSGPQAARAMARGVRRARPNTEIDIMPVSDGGDGLIDALSAGFSPEAGGRLFSKTVRGPLGAPVRARYLMRNGNCAVIETARCCGLALLKGQKLRPLEASSFGAGEFIAAALEKGARRILIGLGGAASCDGGAGIAQALGARLLDENSVPVAPGARGLLRLAEIDTRRMHPLVRRAGIIALADVTNPLLGENGSARVYGPQKGATPKEVEIIETALRRYARIVKRDLGLDISRRPSMAAAGAMAAGLYAFCGARMACGAQTVLQMLNARRRARAADIILTGEGRLDAQTLCGKTPFALAQLGAECGKPVFAVAGSCALSPGALRRAGFAKIVAICGGATGEKQSMRRAAAYAEAAAFSLFSGL
- a CDS encoding MFS transporter; its protein translation is MAAIPVNHTAQYRRRRFLNWFPLGLTYATFYMGRYNLNVAGKPMMDMFHLTKAEFGVIATAGFWTYACSVIINGPLADRIGGRKAILLGALGACALNLAIGLLFLNGWQTKIIVGMSLLYAVNQYFQSFGALSVVKINAPWFHVRERGVFGGIFGIMISCGYFLAMTVGGWILSWFPWYCVFLIPAGCILLMFLVDLAMVRDTPKDAGFENFNTGDATANDQDSGKPPDFRHLAARVFTNPVIITLALSEFCTGFVRQGLMLWFAPFLKEMHGIDHGTTLFSIATAGITAGGILGGLICGWLSDRVFGSRRAPVAFLFYLGQIVSLLLLGYAGSPIAAAFLVGFCCMWIFGVHGMLSGTASMDFGGAKAAATVAGTLDGVQYLASGLTGFFLGGLLDKYGWGIWVWTLVPFSLAGALLMTRLWHETPLKKPPLPVAPEPEGAPLD
- a CDS encoding 2-oxoacid:acceptor oxidoreductase family protein, which codes for MTQGIRISGFGGQGVISAGILLAYAGMVDGKKVSWFPAYGAEMRGGTANCSVVISDDEVASPVVSRPDTVIVMNEPSLAKFEPLIASGGLLLINSSLVTSRPSRKDINVALVPVNELAEQLGTVKIANIVMLGVFAARTKAVSLDALGKALPKVFKRAKPELIELNIKALQKGAAYN
- a CDS encoding thiamine pyrophosphate-dependent enzyme, giving the protein MEKTLTATNKRPESLLDVPMHYCPGCGHGIIHRILAEAVDELSLRSRAVLIAPVGCAVFADHYFGFDAIQGPHGRGPAIATGIKRAKPETIVISYQGDGDLASIGMAETVHAAARSENITVIFVNNAIYGMTGGQMAPTTLIGQTATTAPKGRDPKVNGYPIKVCEMLAQLEGARYLERVAINTAPNVLKAKKAVLKALKNQAEGKGFSMVEVLSTCPTNWGASPVESMKFVAEKMMPYYPLGVFRDGGLQ